A stretch of the Elephas maximus indicus isolate mEleMax1 chromosome 3, mEleMax1 primary haplotype, whole genome shotgun sequence genome encodes the following:
- the LOC126073141 gene encoding caspase-9-like, with protein MEQKDHGFEVASAPPKDRASGGNPESDAALFPEGPGNSDQPDAVASLPTPRDIFVSYSTFPVFVSWRGTKSGSWYMETLDGVFEQWADSEDLQTLLLRVANAVSEKGIYRQMPGYFNFLRKKLFFKIC; from the exons AACAGAAAGACCATGGATTTGAGGTGGCCTCTGCTCCCCCTAAAGACAGGGCCTCTGGCGGTAACCCCGAGTCAGATGCTGCCCTGTTCCCAGAAGGCCCGGGGAACTCCGACCAGCCAGACGCCGTGGCTAGTTTGCCCACACCCAGAGACATCTTCGTGTCCTACTCTACCTTCCCAG TTTTTGTCTCCTGGAGGGGTACCAAGAGTGGCTCCTGGTACATGGAGACCCTAGATGGCGTCTTTGAGCAGTGGGCTGACTCTGAAGACCTACAGACCCTCCTGCTCAGG GTTGCCAATGCTGTTTCAGAGAAAGGGATTTACAGACAGATGCCGGGTTATTTTAATTTCCTCCGGAAAaaacttttctttaaaatttgttgA